In bacterium, the genomic window CTCGGCCACAGCAACGAGTACTTCAACCACATCTGGTACGCCTTCGAATTCCAGGACCCCTTCTTCGGCACGCCCGGCCAGTTCGGCCTGCGCTACATGGGCTACCTCTGCGCGCCGGGCTTCCTGATCATGAACGGGGCGATGGTCTACTGGGCCTATTGGCGGCGGCGGCACGGCGGCGCCGGCGACTGGGCCACGCGCTGGCACTTCATCGAGCGCGGGCTCTTCCTGATCCTGATCCAGATGACCTGGGTCAACTCCGCCTGGAGCGGCTTCAACTCCTGGCGGCCTCTGCACTGGAGCATCATCGCCTGCATCGGCACGGCGATGGTCCTGCTCACCTTCGTCATCACCTGGCGCTGGCAGTTCCGTCTGGCCCTCGGCGCGCTGCTCATCTTCGGCCAGCACTTCCTGCTGCAGATCCCCTACAGCCAGAAGGCCTGGACGCACGTGCCGATGCAGATGTTCATCGACTCGGGCAGCTTCAACCTCTACCCGGCCCTGCCCTGGTTCGGCATGGCCCTGGTCGGTTCGGTGATGGCGCACTTCTGGTTCGAGGGCTGGAAGTCGCACGCCGAGCGCTCGACCAAGAGCATGCTGATCGGGGTGGGCCTGGTGGCCCTCGCCGTCCTGCTGCGCCTGGGTCGCGGCTACGGCAACCTGACGCCCTGGTCGGAAGTCGGCAGCTGGTCCTTCTTCCTCGAGCAGAAGTACCCGCCGAACACGGTGCACCTCGTCTGGTTCGCGGGCGCCGTGATCTTCATGGTCGGTCTGTTCTGTCGGATCAGCATGCACACCAACTTCCTGAAGCCCCTGGGCGTGATCGGGCGCGTGCCGCTCTTCTTCTACGCGCTGCATATTCCCCTGCTCGGCATCTTCACGCGGCGTCTGGGCTTCTTCTATCGCGAGGGGGCGGTGCTGGAGAGCTTCCTCGGCTGGGTCGGCCTGCTCGCGGTGATGTTCCCGCTGGCCTGGGCCTTCGGGCGCCTCAAGCAGCGCTCGAAGAACCACTTCATCCAGCTCATCTAGGCGATTCGCAGCGGGGGATGGCGGACGCGGCGGCTGCCGCGCCCGCTCCGCTCAGGGCGCGGTCTGCGGCGCGGGCAGGTGGGGCGTCAGCTCCGCGATCGCGGCATCCAGAGCCGCGGCCAGCTCGGGCAGGGGCAGCGCCGCGTCGGCGATCCCCGTCTCCAGCGCGAAGGTCGGCATGTCCGGCGCCGCCGCCGTGCTGGGCTCCTGCACGAGCACCCGCCCGCCGAAGCGGTGGATCTGCTGGACGCCGCGCGCGCCGTCGCGGCCGAGGCCCGTCAACACCACGCCCACGCCGCACTCGCGGTAGACGTGGGCAATGCTCTGGAGCAGGGGGTCTGCGGCCGGCTTGACGTAGTTGATCGCCGGCGCATCGCTGAGGCGCAGGTCGTGCACCTCGGGGTCGATGTAGAGGTGGCGATCGCCGCGCGCCAGGGTGATGCCCCCCGGCAGCGGCGCGAGATGGTCCGCGGCCAGGCGCACGGGCATCGTCGCCTCTGCGGCCAGGGCAGCCGCCAGGCTGTCCAGCACCCAGGCGGGCCCCGGCATCGCGACCAGGAATGCGGCGCGCGGCTGGGGCGACAGACGGCCGAAGAGTGCGCACAGCGCCTCCGGCCCGCCCGTGCTCGTCGCGATCCCCACGGCAAGATGGTCGGGTGCGGCGCCGCGCCGCGCGGGCATGGGCGTCAGGGACGGCGCCTCGGGCTCTGCCGCGGATTGCCCCTGGCGGGCGAGGAGCGTCGCCAGGCGCTCGAGCACCTCGGCCGGTCGGTAGGGCTTGGCCAGGTAGTCGTCCGCACCGGCCTGAAAGGCCTGCTGCCGGGCCTCCGCGGAGGCGAGGGCCGTGACGACCATCGTCAAGGGCATGCGCGGCAAGCGCGCGCGCAGATCGCCGATCAGCTCCAGGCCGTCCTTGCCGGGCATCATCCAGTCGGCGAGCAGAACGTCGAAGCCCTCGCGCAGGGCAACCTCGAAGGCCGCGATGCCGTCGGCGACGCGACGCACCTCGTGTCCCGCCTTCAGGAGCGTGCGCTCGAGCAGCAGGGCACTGGTGCCGTCGTCTTCGGCGATCAGGATCTTCGCCATCACTTCTCCAGGGCGCTGAGCGCCGCGGGGCCCGGGCTGCCTTGACCGGCCAGCTCCCGTCCCAGGGCCCGTTCCAGCAAGGCCTGCATACGCGCGAGCTTCTGCTCGCCGGCCAACGCCGGCTTCTCGGCAATGGCCAGGAGCGCGCGCAGCTGGCCTTCGCGCTCCGCCAGGCGCTGCTCGATGCCGCGCGCGCTCTGCGTCGCGTCCTGCTCGAGGACCGCCATCGCGTAGCGGTAGTCCTCCAGCTCTCGGCGCGAGTGCAGGAGCTCGCGCAGGTTGCCGACCTTCTCCACGAGCAGCTCGCCGTGGATGGGCTTCGCGAGGTAGTCCCGGGCGCCCTTCTGCATGGCGAGCACGGCTGACTCGACGGTGGAGTGGGCGGTGACCATGATCACCTCGGTCGCGGGGCGTTCGCGCTTGGCTTCGACGAGCACGTCGATGCCCGAGAGGCCGGGCATCACGAGGTCGGTGATCAGCAGGTCGATTGCCTGACTCTGGACCAGCTCGATCGCCTCCTCGCCGCTGGCGGCCGAGTAGACCTGGTCCTCGGGAAAGGCCTTCTCGAGCGTGCGCTGCACGAGCAGGAGGCTGCCGCGGTCGTCGTCGACGCAGAGGATCTTCATCGGCACTCCTCGCCGGCCGCCAGGGCCGCCTCGGCCGCAACGAGGCAGAGGGACAGCTCGCGCGCCAGCGGCAGCAGGCGCTGGCTGAGAATCGCCTCCGCGCCCGCGCGGTCGCCGGCAACCAGGCAGGCGGCCCAGGCCGCCCGCTCGGCGCGCAGCGCCGCGTAGCGCGGCGCGCTGAGCTGCCGCGCCAGAACGAGATCCGCGGGGCCGCCGCTCTCCCCGAGCCAGGCGGCCGCCAGCGGCGCCAGCGTGTCGGGCGCGGCGCTGCCGACTAGCGCCGGCAGCGCGGAGAGCCAGTCCGCCAGCTCGCGCTTGGCCGCGGCGAGCTCCTGTGCGGCCGCCCCTTCGGGCGGCATGAGCGCACCGAGGATCAGCCCGGCAAGGGCGAGGCCAAGCGCGGA contains:
- a CDS encoding response regulator, coding for MPLLSRTWRQAITRLAAEQGDATRGRQGAGDGIVPSILTERSSCPPCRPKSRGMQWRRNQPPSGAGKCAAVRGSDDRQEKQHAQDSAARVAFRAWPRPCRADPRCAHAARRGGRTGARRGQARAGGLALRAAGASRQRRARHAGAAGGRLARGERRPRGSRSGAAAQRAALRGAARRAGGLGRLPGCRRPRGRGGDSQPAPAAAGARAVPLPRCGRGGPGGRRGVPMKILCVDDDRGSLLLVQRTLEKAFPEDQVYSAASGEEAIELVQSQAIDLLITDLVMPGLSGIDVLVEAKRERPATEVIMVTAHSTVESAVLAMQKGARDYLAKPIHGELLVEKVGNLRELLHSRRELEDYRYAMAVLEQDATQSARGIEQRLAEREGQLRALLAIAEKPALAGEQKLARMQALLERALGRELAGQGSPGPAALSALEK
- a CDS encoding response regulator encodes the protein MAKILIAEDDGTSALLLERTLLKAGHEVRRVADGIAAFEVALREGFDVLLADWMMPGKDGLELIGDLRARLPRMPLTMVVTALASAEARQQAFQAGADDYLAKPYRPAEVLERLATLLARQGQSAAEPEAPSLTPMPARRGAAPDHLAVGIATSTGGPEALCALFGRLSPQPRAAFLVAMPGPAWVLDSLAAALAAEATMPVRLAADHLAPLPGGITLARGDRHLYIDPEVHDLRLSDAPAINYVKPAADPLLQSIAHVYRECGVGVVLTGLGRDGARGVQQIHRFGGRVLVQEPSTAAAPDMPTFALETGIADAALPLPELAAALDAAIAELTPHLPAPQTAP
- a CDS encoding DUF1624 domain-containing protein, with translation MAAKERFHFIDQFRGLIGVMMALGHSNEYFNHIWYAFEFQDPFFGTPGQFGLRYMGYLCAPGFLIMNGAMVYWAYWRRRHGGAGDWATRWHFIERGLFLILIQMTWVNSAWSGFNSWRPLHWSIIACIGTAMVLLTFVITWRWQFRLALGALLIFGQHFLLQIPYSQKAWTHVPMQMFIDSGSFNLYPALPWFGMALVGSVMAHFWFEGWKSHAERSTKSMLIGVGLVALAVLLRLGRGYGNLTPWSEVGSWSFFLEQKYPPNTVHLVWFAGAVIFMVGLFCRISMHTNFLKPLGVIGRVPLFFYALHIPLLGIFTRRLGFFYREGAVLESFLGWVGLLAVMFPLAWAFGRLKQRSKNHFIQLI